Proteins encoded by one window of Oenanthe melanoleuca isolate GR-GAL-2019-014 chromosome 20, OMel1.0, whole genome shotgun sequence:
- the FNDC11 gene encoding fibronectin type III domain-containing protein 11, with protein sequence MAKVLHEAETSSDTTAPREEQDDNASMEQYLRNKNLVLDFLRSDLNPHHLQYHWNKVHLLKKCYFYLKFEPRHVCVRDQNNMMIFADILQIANPCQLQKIKKVGKKQTEIQLALLTELLEQLERGREELSRYVQICDVETFLSQWDLNIKRVLKLSMFFNKLISLEEPRKLHVKHSLVSQIHLGGALHPPITFSLYTKKPPIFDRIESFACQTWAQLKWFTESQESHLERWQLEIKLVTDDSQTEPGYGRTQEVISNPCVINHLLPGRLYEFKVRRSDTHTLVYSQWHDCIILKTKTHPAEDTKEAPNRSLMRRLTRPTPSV encoded by the coding sequence ATGGCTAAAGTTTTGCATGAAGCTGAAACTTCTTCGGACACAACTGCACCCAGAGAGGAACAGGACGACAATGCCAGCATGGAGCAGTACCTGAGAAACAAAAACCTTGTTCTGGACTTCCTGCGCTCTGACCTGAACCCCCACCACCTCCAGTACCACTGGAACAAAGTTCATCTTCTGAAGAAGTGTTACTTCTACTTGAAGTTTGAACCCAGACATGTGTGCGTGAGAGACCAGAACAATATGATGATTTTTGCTGACATCTTGCAAATAGCAAACCCCTGCCAACTCCAGAAGATCAAGaaggtgggaaaaaaacagaCTGAAATCCAGCTGGCACTTTTAACTGAGCTGTTGGAACAGTTGGAACGAGGTCGGGAGGAGCTGAGCCGTTACGTACAGATCTGTGACGTGGAAACTTTCCTCTCCCAGTGGGACTTGAATATAAAGAGAGTGCTCAAGCTCTCCATGTTTTTCAATAAGCTCATTTCCTTGGAAGAGCCAAGGAAGCTCCACGTCAAGCACAGTTTGGTGTCACAGATACATCTTGGAGGTGCTCTACACCCTCCCATTACTTTTTCTCTCTATACAAAGAAGCCGCCGATTTTTGATCGGATAGAGTCGTTTGCATGCCAGACCTGGGCCCAGCTCAAGTGGTTCACTGAAAGTCAGGAGTCCCACCTTGAACGATGGCAGCTGGAGATCAAGCTGGTGACAGATGACAGTCAGACAGAGCCAGGATACGGTCGGACCCAGGAAGTCATCTCCAACCCGTGTGTAATCAACCACCTGCTGCCTGGCAGGTTGTATGAGTTCAAAGTGAGGAGATCCGACACTCACACGCTCGTCTACTCGCAGTGGCACGACTGCATTATATTGAAGACAAAAACTCACCCTGCTGAGGACACCAAGGAGGCCCCCAACCGCAGCCTGATGAGGCGGCTCACGAGACCGACTCCCTCAGTTTAA